The following are from one region of the Vulpes vulpes isolate BD-2025 chromosome 14, VulVul3, whole genome shotgun sequence genome:
- the MOCS3 gene encoding adenylyltransferase and sulfurtransferase MOCS3 produces MPFRTASGSGAMASREEVLALQAEVARREEELSSLKQRLAAALLAEQAPERLVPVSPLPPKAALSREEILRYSRQLVLPELGVHGQLRLAAASVLVVGCGGLGCPLAQYLAAAGVGRLGLVDYDVVEMSNLARQVLHGEALAGQAKAFSAAASLRRLNSAVECVPYAQALTPATALDLVRRYDVVADCSDNVPTRYLVNDACVLAGRPLVSASALRFEGQITVYHYDGGPCYRCVFPQPPPAETVTNCADGGVLGVVTGVLGCLQALEVLKIAAGLGPSYSRSLLIFDALRGQFRCIQLRSRRLDCAACGERPTVTALQDYEAFCGSSATDKCRSLQLLSPEERVSVADYKRLLDSGSPHLLLDVRPQVEVDICRLPHALHIPLKHLERRNAESLKLLGEAIREGKQGAQAGAAFPVYVICKLGNDSQKAVKILQSLTAVQELESLTVQDVVGGLMAWAAKIDGTFPQY; encoded by the coding sequence ATGCCTTTCAGGACGGCTTCCGGGAGTGGCGCCATGGCTTCCAGGGAGGAGGTGCTCGCTCTGCAGGCAGAAGTTGCCCGGCGTGAGGAGGAGCTGAGTTCCTTGAAGCAGAGACTGGCGGCGGCTCTTTTGGCGGAGCAGGCGCCAGAGCGGCTGGTTCCGGTGTCACCCCTGCCGCCGAAGGCCGCTCTGTCTCGGGAGGAGATTTTGCGTTATAGCCGGCAGCTGGTGCTCCCGGAGCTGGGAGTGCACGGACAGCTGCGCCTGGCCGCCGCGTCGGTGCTCGTCGTGGGCTGCGGTGGGCTCGGCTGCCCGCTGGCGCAGTACCTGGCCGCGGCCGGCGTAGGCCGCCTTGGCCTTGTGGACTACGACGTAGTAGAAATGAGCAACTTGGCCCGGCAGGTGCTGCACGGCGAGGCGCTGGCCGGTCAGGCTAAGGCCTTTTCGGCCGCTGCCTCGCTGCGCCGCCTCAATTCCGCGGTAGAGTGCGTGCCCTATGCTCAAGCGCTGACGCCGGCCACGGCGCTAGACCTAGTCCGCCGCTATGACGTGGTGGCCGACTGTTCTGACAACGTGCCCACTCGCTATCTGGTCAATGACGCATGTGTGCTAGCCGGCCGGCCTCTCGTGTCCGCTAGCGCCCTGCGCTTCGAGGGCCAAATCACGGTGTACCACTACGACGGCGGCCCTTGCTATCGCTGCGTGttcccccagccacccccagcgGAGACTGTGACCAACTGCGCGGATGGCGGGGTGCTCGGTGTCGTAACTGGGGTCCTGGGCTGCCTGCAGGCGCTGGAAGTTTTGAAGATCGCAGCAGGTCTGGGTCCGTCTTACAGTCGCAGCCTGTTAATCTTTGATGCCCTCAGGGGCCAATTTCGCTGTATTCAGCTTCGGAGCCGCAGGCTTGACTGTGCGGCTTGCGGCGAGCGGCCCACTGTGACTGCCCTGCAGGACTACGAAGCCTTCTGCGGCTCCTCGGCCACCGATAAGTGCCGCTCCCTGCAGTTGCTGAGCCCAGAGGAGCGAGTTTCGGTCGCCGACTATAAGCGACTTCTGGACTCAGGCTCACCCCACCTGCTGCTGGACGTCAGACCTCAAGTGGAGGTGGACATCTGTCGTTTGCCTCATGCCCTGCACATTCCTTTGAAACACTTGGAGCGGAGGAACGCGGAGAGCCTGAAACTCTTAGGAGAAGCAATCCGGGAAGGGAAGCAGGGCGCACAGGCAGGGGCAGCTTTCCCAGTTTATGTGATTTGCAAACTGGGCAATGACTCCCAGAAAGCCGTGAAGATCCTGCAGTCTTTGACAGCAGTCCAGGAGTTAGAATCTTTAACAGTTCAGGATGTTGTGGGTGGCCTCATGGCCTGGGCTGCCAAAATCGATGGAACGTTTCCTCAGTACTGA
- the DPM1 gene encoding dolichol-phosphate mannosyltransferase subunit 1: protein MASEEASGSLRRSRREPEGRAPRQDKYSVLLPTYNERENLPLIVWLLVKSFSESGINYEIIIIDDGSPDGTRDVAEQLEKIYGSDKILLRPREKKLGLGTAYIHGMKHATGNYVIIMDADLSHHPKFIPEFIRKQKEGNFDIVSGTRYKGNGGVYGWDLKRKIISRGANFLTQILLRPGASDLTGSFRLYRKEVLQKLIEKCVSKGYVFQMEMIVRARQLNYTIGEVPISFVDRVYGESKLGGNEIVSFLKGLLTLFATT, encoded by the exons ATGGCCTCCGAGGAAGCGAGCGGTAGCCTTCGTAGGTCTCGGCGGGAGCCGGAGGGGCGCGCCCCGCGACAGGACAAGTATTCGGTGCTGTTGCCTACCTACAACGAGCGCGAGAACCTACCGCTCATCGTGTGGCTGCTGGTGAAAAGCTTCTCCGAGAG tggaaTCAATTATGAAATTATAATCATAGATGATGGAAGCCCAGATGGAACAAGGGACGTTGCTGAACAGCTGGAGAAGATCTATGGGTCAGACAAAATT CTTCTGAGACCACGGGAGAAAAAGTTAGGCCTAG gaACTGCGTATATTCACGGAATGAAACATGCCACAGGAAACTACGTAATTATTATGGATGCTGATCTCTCACATCAT ccAAAATTTATTCCTGAATTCATTAG gaAGCAGAAGGAGGGTAATTTTGACATTGTCTCTGGAACTCGCTACAAAGGAAATGGAGGTGTATACGGCTgggatttgaaaagaaaaataatcag cCGCGGGGCCAATTTTTTAACTCAGATTTTGCTCAGACCAGGAGCATCTGATTTAACAGGAAGCTTCAG GTTATATCGAAAAGAAGTTCTACAGAAATTGATAGAAAAATGTGTTTCTAAAGGCTACGTCTTCCAGATGGAGATGATTGTTCGGGCAAGACAGTTGAATTATACTATTGGCGAG gTTCCAATATCATTTGTGGATCGAGTTTATGGTGAATCCAAGTTGGGAGGAAATGAAATAGTCTCTTTCTTGAAAGGATTATTGACTCTCTTTGCTACTACATAA